The following nucleotide sequence is from uncultured Draconibacterium sp..
TGGGCTTTCTCCTTGTCTCATCATTTATTCTCTATATTCTTTGGGCTTTTCATATTGTTGCTGGCTTTCTTAGTATTACACACAACTAGTATATAACATCACCAGGTAATGTTATTTTCCTTATATCATTTTTATTAGTGTTGTTATCCGCCCAAAATGGATGTATAACAAAACTTATTATGCTTAGTACTTTTTTTGCTGTTATTTCAGGGTGCGTATTCACGGTTTAAATCTTTAGTGCATTAAAGCTAATTATAATTTTCAGGTTTTGAGCGCTTAGGTGCTAAAAACTATTAACATAAGCCTTTGCGTGGTGGGTAGCGAAGATAAATAACGGTTGAGATGCCTGTTTTACGCACAAAACATGAAAAAAAAATCTGAGAATGGATCTTTTACAAATAAAACAGGCATTTGAATTTTCAAAATGGGCATTTTACGCATAAAATATGAATCTCAACTTTCTGGATTGTTGTTTTGTGCACAAAACATGAAAAAAAATTTTCAAAATGGATGTTTTGCAAATAAAACGAGCATTTGAATTTTCAAAATCGACATTTTATGCATAAAATATGAATCTTAACCATTGGGATTGTTGTTTTGCCTGCAAATCATAAAAAATATTGGTTAAGTATTGCCTTTTTGAACGAATGGCCGTAAATTGAAAGTCCTAAATAGTAACCTTTAAATAAATTAATCATGTTAAACAAAATTCGTTACTCCTATTTCACACTGGCAGCATTAACTGCTTTGGTTCAAAAAATCGTTAATCTTTTAAGTGCACAACTTCCCGAACACCAAATGGTGCAAACTATTTTAACACGTTTTCAGCCCCAGTTGCAAACAGCCCTTCAGGCCATTGGAAGCACGATTAAACAACCGCTTACCGAAATTGTAACAGCAGCCGATTTGCGCCGCGATAATACTTTTCGCTCGTTACGCGACACGATTAAAGCTGGTTTGCGCCGCCAAAACGAAGCTTACCGTGCCGCCTGCGAAGCTCTTTGGATTGAATTTGAGAAAAACGGGCTACAGTTGTATACTATCCCGCGCGATACCGAAACCGCAGCCATTAACAGTTTGCTGGCCGATCTGCAAAAACCTGAACATGCCCCTCACCTGGCTACTACCAACATCACCGATTGGGTTACCGAGCTTGATAACGATAACCAGGCATACGTTGCCGCTTCGGCACAACGCAGTGCAGAACGCTCGGCCGACGATACCGTACGTGATGCCGAAGCATTTAAAGACCTGAAAACATCGCTCGAGTTGTTGGAGAATATCCTGAATACAATGGTAGCGATGAATGACCCTCGTGGTATTGATACCATAGTTGCAGAAATATCGCAATACATTACCGAAGCCAACACCGCCGCCAAACAAGGCCAAAGCACCACCGAAGATGAAGATGAAGAGCCTGTAGATCCTCCGGTTCAACCGAGTTAGATAAATGAACTCACCCTGATCGGAACAAGTTCCGATCTGTCCCTCTCTGCTGCCGCAAAGAGGGAATTTGCTTTTAGGCTGCGATGTACACATTTTGTAGCGAAGTTGTTTGAAATTCCGGCCAATCGTCCCTCTTTATGAAGTAGAGAGGGATATGTGGGTGAGTAAACATAAATGAACTCTCCCTGATCGGAACAAGTTCCGATCTGTCCCTCTCTGCTACCGCAAAGAGGGAATTTGCTTTTAGGCTGCGATGTACTTATTTTGTAGCGAAGTTGTTTGAAATTCCGGCCAATCGTCCCTCTTTATGAAATAGAGAGGGATATGTGGGTGAGTAAACATAAATGAACTCTCCCTGATCGGAACAAGTTCCGATCTGTCCCTCTCTGCTACCGCAAAGAGGGAATGAGCTTTGAGGCTACGATGTACTTATTTTGTAGCGAAGTTGTTTGAAAATCCGGCTGATCGTCCCTCTTTATGAAGTAGAGAGGGAGACGTGGGTGAGTAAACGTAAATAGACTCACCCTGATTGGAACAAGTTCCGATCTGTCCCTCTCTGCTACCGCAAAGAGGGAATTTGCTTTTAGGCTGCGATGTACACATTTTGTAGCGAAGTTGTTTGAAAATCCGGCTGATCGTCCCTCTTTATGAAATAGAGAGGGAGACGTGGGTGAGTAAACGTAAATAGACTCTCCCTGATCGGAACAAGTTCCGATCTGTCCCTCTCTGCTGCCGCAAAGAGGGAATGAGCTTTGAGGCTGCGATGTACTTATTTTGTAGCGAAGTTGTTTGAAAATCCGGCCGATCGTCCCTCTTTATGAAATAGAGAGGGAGACGTGGGTGAGTAAACGTAAATGAACTCTCCCTGATCGGAACAAGTTCCGATCTGTCCCTCTCTGCTACCGCAAAGAGGGAATGAGCATTGAGGCTGCGATGTACTTACTTTGTAGCGAAGTTGTTTGAAAATCCGGCTGATCGTCCCTCTTTTTGGAAAAGAGAGGGAGACGAGGGTGAGTAAGAAATGCAATTATGAGCGAAGAAGATACTCCAATACGAAGAGCACGAAAACTGCGTAAGGGAATGACCAAAGAAGAAAAGCTTCTTTGGCAACAACTAAGAAACAGGAAATTTCTTGGCCTAAAGTTTTTACGTCAGCACCCGATTATCTATGATCGTGTTAATTACCAACCACTCTATTTTATTCCTGATTTTTATTGTGCAGAGAAGAAATTAGTGATTGAACTGGATGGAAAGATTCACGATTTCCAAAAGCAAAAAGATCAAGATCGGGAAGGAATATTGAAAGATATGGGTTTAACCATATTAAGGATTAGGAACGAAGATGTTAATTCTGACATTGTTGAGGTTCTGCATCGAATAAAAGAATTTATTCAGAAAATGAACTCTCCCTGATCTGAACTAGTTCCGATCTGTCCCTCTCTGCTGCCGCAAAGAGGGAATTTGCTTTTAGGCTACGATGTACACATTTTGTAGCGAAGTTGTTTGAAAATCCGGCCGATCGTCCCTCTTTATGAAATAGAGAGGGAGACGTGGGTGAGTAAACGTAAATAGACTCTCCCTGATCGGAACAAGTTCCGACCTGTCCCTCTCTGCTGCCGCAAAGAGGGAATGAGCTTTTAGGCTGCGATGTACTTATTTTGTAGCGAAGTTGTTTGAAATTCCGGCCAATCGTCCCTCTTTATGAAATAGAGAGGGAGACGTGGGTGAGTAAACGTAAATGAACTCTCCCTGATCGGAACAAGTTCCGATCTGTCCCTCTCTACTGCCGCAAAGAGGGAATGAGCTTTGAGGCTACGATGTACACATTTTGTAGCGAAGTTGTTTGAAATTCCGGCCAATCGTCCCTCTTTATGAAATAGAGAGGGAGACGTGGGTGAGTAAACGTAAATGAACTCTCCCTGATAGGAACAAGTTCCGATCTGTCCCTCTCTACTGCCGCAAAGAGGGAATGAGCTTTGAGGCTACGATGTACACATTTTGTAGCGAAGTTGTTTGAAATTCCGGCCAATCGTCCCTCTTTATGAAATAGAGAGGGATATGAGGGTGAGTAAACATAAATAGAACTCACCCTGATCGGAACAAGTTCCGACCTGTCCCTCTCTGCTGCCGCAAAGAGGGAATGAGCTTTTAGGCTACGATGTACACATTTTGTAGCGAAGTTGTTTGAAATTCCGGCTGATCGTCCCTCTTTATGAAGTAGAGAGGGAGACGTGGGTGAGTAAGAAATGCAATTATGAGCGAAGAAGATACTCCAATACGAAGAGCACGAAAACTGCGTAAGGGAATGACCAAAGAAGAAAAGCTTCTTTGGCAACAACTAAGAAACAGGAAATTTCTTGGCCTAAAGTTTTTACGTCAGCACCCGATTATCTATGATCGTGTTAATTACCAACCACTCTATTTTATTCCTGATTTTTATTGTGCAGAGAAGAAATTAGTGATTGAACTGGATGGAAAGATTCACGATTTCCAAAAGCAAAAAGATCAAGATCGGGAAGGAATATTGAAAGATATGGGTTTAACCATATTAAGGATCAGGAACGAAGATGTTAATTCTGACATTGTTGAGGTTCTGCATCGAATAAAAGAATTTATTCAGAAAATGAACTCTCCCTGATCTGAACTAGTTCCGATCTGTCCCTCTCTGCTACCGCAAAGAGGGAATGAGCTTTTAGGCTGCGATGTACACAAAAAGAGGCAACCTATGGCCGCCTCTTTTGTATTTTATGTTACAGTTATTCGCTTATAAACTATTGAGGTAATTCACCAGTTTTGCCAGGTCCTCTTCGCTCGAAAAGCCTGTTTTTTCCTTCTTCAGAAACGAATTAATTTCTTTCGTTTTCTCGGGATATACCTCTGCAAGGCTTTTTTTATTCTTTAGTTCAACCAGGCCAATGGCATCGCTGTGTAAAAAATAAGTGGCCGATTTTTCGACAAACCTTGCCGGTTTAGCCTCAACATAGGGGCGCGCCGGTTTAGGATCCTGGTATTCTGCTTCATCCACTGCCAGCAAACTGTAACCTCCACCTACCAGCTGCCTGAAAAACTGCCCTTCGCCATCAGTAAGTACATACTTTAAAGTAACATCGCCCAGCTCTACCGAATTAATTTTTTCGGGAGTAAGCACTTCGTATACATCACCTTTATCGTCTTTAAACTCAAGGTTGCGTTTGTAGTTATCGTAACGCAGCTCGCCCTCGTAGTATTTACCATTGTTGAGTTTTACTTTTCCCACAACAAAATCGCCATATAAAAAAGGTGTTCCCTCAACATCAACGTAAGCATTACTAATTCTGGAGTTGGCCATATTTATATTGTTGTACTCAATAAATTCGTCGACCCCTCCCATGTAGCTTTGGGCTTTTATGGTGGCGCTAAACTGCACTGCCATAAATAAAACGGTTGTTAAAATAATTGTTTTCATTCTGCAAGTTTTGATTTCTCTAAAGATAAAAATTATGTAAGACAATTACCAATTCCTGTAAAAAGA
It contains:
- a CDS encoding DUF6261 family protein — its product is MLNKIRYSYFTLAALTALVQKIVNLLSAQLPEHQMVQTILTRFQPQLQTALQAIGSTIKQPLTEIVTAADLRRDNTFRSLRDTIKAGLRRQNEAYRAACEALWIEFEKNGLQLYTIPRDTETAAINSLLADLQKPEHAPHLATTNITDWVTELDNDNQAYVAASAQRSAERSADDTVRDAEAFKDLKTSLELLENILNTMVAMNDPRGIDTIVAEISQYITEANTAAKQGQSTTEDEDEEPVDPPVQPS
- a CDS encoding endonuclease domain-containing protein, which encodes MSEEDTPIRRARKLRKGMTKEEKLLWQQLRNRKFLGLKFLRQHPIIYDRVNYQPLYFIPDFYCAEKKLVIELDGKIHDFQKQKDQDREGILKDMGLTILRIRNEDVNSDIVEVLHRIKEFIQKMNSP
- a CDS encoding endonuclease domain-containing protein, which encodes MSEEDTPIRRARKLRKGMTKEEKLLWQQLRNRKFLGLKFLRQHPIIYDRVNYQPLYFIPDFYCAEKKLVIELDGKIHDFQKQKDQDREGILKDMGLTILRIRNEDVNSDIVEVLHRIKEFIQKMNSP